In Gossypium raimondii isolate GPD5lz chromosome 12, ASM2569854v1, whole genome shotgun sequence, a single window of DNA contains:
- the LOC105763554 gene encoding MADS-box protein SVP, protein MAREKIQIKKIDNSTARQVTFAKRRRGLFKKAEELAILCDADVALIIFSSTGKLFDYASSSMKEILERHHLRSKNLEKLEQPCLGLQLVEHSNQSMLTMEIAEKSHQLRQMRGEELHGLNIEELQQLEKSLEIGLSRVMEKKGQRIMREIKDLQRKGMQLMEENERLKQQIINGPRQVAGDSDNIIFGEEGQSSESVTNVCTSNGNPHDYESSVTSLKLGLPYSG, encoded by the exons ATGGCAAGAGAGAAGATTCAGATTAAGAAAATTGATAACAGTACAGCAAGGCAGGTAACTTTTGCCAAAAGGAGAAGAGGGTTGTTTAAGAAAGCTGAGGAGCTCGCCATTCTTTGTGATGCAGATGTTgctcttattattttctcaTCTACTGGGAAGCTCTTTGACTATGCTAGCTCAAG CATGAAGGAGATACTAGAAAGGCACCATTTGCGCTCAAAGAACCTTGAGAAGCTGGAACAACCTTGTCTTGGGCTGCAG CTTGTAGAACACAGCAACCAGTCCATGCTGACTATGGAAATAGCAGAGAAAAGTCATCAGCTGAG GCAAATGAGAGGTGAGGAACTCCAtggattaaatattgaagaacTACAGCAGCTAGAAAAATCTCTGGAAATTGGGTTGAGCCGTGTGATGGAGAAAAAG GGTCAAAGGATTATGAGAGAAATCAAAGACCTTCAAAGAAAG GGAATGCagttgatggaagaaaatgaacgATTGAAACAGCAA ATAATTAACGGCCCAAGACAAGTTGCCGGTGACTCGGACAATATTATCTTCGGTGAGGAAGGTCAGTCATCGGAGTCGGTGACCAACGTCTGCACCTCTAACGGTAACCCGCATGACTACGAAAGCTCCGTTACATCCTTGAAATTAGG GTTACCATATTCTGGTTAA